The Myripristis murdjan chromosome 8, fMyrMur1.1, whole genome shotgun sequence genomic sequence CAGGATCAGATGTCTGGTGTTTAGATGCTTTTCATGAGCAGTTATGGACCACAACAGGAAGTCATAactccttttttattttgaaagaaagtgTAAAGACGCTGGTTGGCCTCCCCGCTCTCACGGGACGGGCGCCGCCGCGTTCCCTTCACAATAAAGTCCCACACGTTCTGCGAGTCACATCAGAGATGAactgaggaagaaagagaataGAAACTGCAGTGCAGCCGCGACAGgagctgttcacacacacacacacacacacacacacacacacacacacacacacacgcacacacacacacgcacacacacacagacgttcTTTGTTGAGCGTGGGAAAATGTTTAGAGAGACTAATTAGAGCTGCCAAGGCCTGAGAGCCTCTATTGaagctctgacacacacacacacacacacacacacacacacacacacacacacacactcgttccTCACACCGTTTTTTGTCCCGTCAGGTCTCTGGGAAACAGTCGGACAGAACAGGAATGACCCGCAAGCATGGAGGCACCATCaggttctattctgttctagtTCTATTCTCCTCATGACAGCgtctctctcacttcctgatCAGAGCCTGACacaggacgtgtgtgtgtgtgtgtgtgtgtgtgtgtgtgtgtgtctgtgtgtgtgtgtgtgtgtgtgtgtgtgtgtgtgtgtgtgtctgtgtgtgtgtgtgtgtgtgtctgtgtgtgtgtgtgtgtctgtgtgtgtgtgtgtgtgtgtgtctgtgtgtgtgtgtgtgtgtgtgtgtgtctgtgtgtgtgtgtgtgtgtgtgtgtgtgaggcaggtCCTCCAAGCCTCCAGAGCCGGTGCAGTGTCcggtggcgccccctgcaggcgggtGAGTGTCACTGCAGTTTGACTCTGATTGGAGAGCAGAGAGCTGCTGATCAGCTGACCtgacccctccccctccccctcccccctccccctcccccctccccctgcccctctcccctcctcttcctctctcagctcCAGTTTTGGGAAGcctgtggctccgcccactgtcCCCACCTGGCCCGCGTCACCTgaatgtgacatcatcactacGCTGCTAGACGacgccccgccccctccccctccccctccccctccgaTGGCCGACGCCTCGGTGCAGGATGATGAGGTCACCGACAGTTCAggcccgccccctcctcctcctcctcctgattcGTTGGTGGACCAGGTGGCTCcgcccccgcctcctcctccccctcccccccctcctcccgctCCTGAAGCTCCGTCCGACCAGAGCGTCCCgcctctggccccgcccaccagcTTGGAGACCGGTGAGTCCCACGGTCAaatgttgtgacatcacagtgacatcacagtgacatcacCTCTCTGTCCTCAGTGGTGGAGGAGAACAgcttcccccctccctctccgcctcctcctccctctgatGACGTCATCCCTCCACTGACCAATGAGGGCCTTGAACTGCCAGCTCcgccccctccacctcctccctgcCCGGAAGCAGAAGGTAGCAgactctccatccatccatccatcatccatccatcatccatcatccatctatccatcatccatccatccatcatccatccatcatccatcatccatctatccatcatccatccatcatccatccatccatcatccatccatccatctatccatcatccatccatccatccatccatgcatcatccatccatcacccatccatccatctatccatcatccatccatccatccatccatgcatcatccatccatcatccatccatccatccaccatccatccaccatccatccatcatccatccatccatccatccatcctccatccatcatccatccatcatccatccatccatcatccatccatcatccatccaccatccatccatcatccatccatccatccatccatccacccatcatccatccatccatcatccatccatccatcatccatccatccatccatccatcatccatccatcacccaTCCATCACCCATCCATCACCCacccatcatccatccatccatcatccatccatccgtccatccatccatcacccatccatccatcatccatcatccatccatccatcacccacccatcatccatccatccatcatccatccatcacccatccatccatcatccatccatcacccatccatccatcatccatccatcacccaTCCATCATCCATACATCCATCTTCCATCCATCACCCATCATCcatcacccatccatccatccatccatccatcatccatccatccatcatccatccatccgtccatccatccatcacccatccatccatcatccatcatccatccatccatcacccacccatcatccatccatccatcatccattcatcacccatccatccatcatccatccatcacccatccatccatcatccatccatcacccaTCCATCATCCATACATCCATCTTCCATCCATCacccatcatccatccatcatccatccaccatccatccatcatccatccatccatccatccatccatcatccatccatcacccatccatccatcacccacccatcatccatccatccatcatccatccatccatcatctatCCAttcgtccatccatccatccgtccatccatccatcatccatccatcatccatccatccatccatccatccatccatcatccatccatccatccatccatccatcatccatccatccatcatccatccatcacccatgacccatccatccatccatccatcatccatccatcatccatccatcacccatccatccatctgtccatccatccatcatccatccatccatccatccatccatcatctatccatccatccatccatccatcatccatccatcacccatgacccttccatccatccatcatctatCCATCACCCATGacccttccatccatccatccatccatcatccatccatccatccatccatccatccatctgtctagTGTCATTCTttaagggcgttttcacacctgaaagtccgaaccaaggtccgaaccaaactccgtaattctgttacattgtaacacatttggtccggttggtttggtttcacactgcaaatagaGTAACggactttacaagacaaacatacaggggaaatttattcttctcattagaGGACGCATCAACTCCCCATGCACTTCCGcggctcattttgctttggttacGCTGAGTTGTTGGGCTGGCCggcatctgacatcagtgttacttcctgtttacacaaaatgaatggagagCCAGAGCCGGCTTtgggcataggcggtataggcaggcctagggcgccatctgttggaggggcgccgctagcggccggaggggcgccggcagcggTTGTTTACCGGAGGGATACCCGCAGGATTTTATCGGCGTCATAGGTAGAGTCGTCGGCGACATTAGTAAAGCCGGCACTGGAGCGAGCCATCTTTTTCCCGTTCTAATATTTTTGTTGGTATATTGCTACCAGCAGCACCAAGTTAATGAGCAATACATCAGAGTAACTGCTATTCACAAGATGAGCCTCCTCATCATGAGAAAACTTTatcgagaggaggagaaaacggcaTACAGTCCTGCGAGTTATGGCAATGTGTATTCcggagagaaggtgagtgtgggaatattttttaaagagatgagctgtcagtagtgatgtattaacttgtctttatagtgctatacattttaccgtgcgacacttttcattcagcataataaCGGACACGAGTCTACTAACGTTGCGCCTTGCGTGTCACAGCAACgtttaacgttagcagctaaagttagcaTGCCGTTACTTCCTGTGTTTGGTCCAGTGTTTGGTCCGCTGAGCTTTCACACTGCATACGAACCGCACCAGGGTTCACTTGGAACCGAACCGAGACCTACGTTTTCTGGCGGACCAGAGTTCGCTTGTTTGGTCCGCACCAGAGTCCGGATGCGTGTTCGCACCTGCCCAAACGAACCGGACTATCCGAGGAAACGAACTCTGCTCCGTTTAAAGCGGACCAAACAGCTCTGGTGTGAAAGCGACCTAAGTTTCTTGCTCCTCACGtcatcagtgctgctgctttcctctgtctgtctctctctctgcctgtctctctgcctgtctgtctctctctctgcctgtctctctgcctgtctctctgcctgtctctctctctctgtctgtctctgtctgtctctctctctctgtctctctctctgtctgtctctgtctctttgtctgtctctctctgcctgtctgtctctctctctgcctgtctgtctctgtctgtctgtctctctgcctgtctctctctgcctgcctgtctctctctctctgcctgtctgtctgtctctctctgtctctctctctctctctgcctgcctgtctgtctctctgcctgcctgtctccctgcctgtctctctctttgcctgtctttctctgtctctctctctctctgtctatctgtctctctctgcctgtctgtctctctctctctctgcctgtctgtctctctgcctgtctctttctctctctctgcctgtctgtctctctgcctgtctgtctctctctgtctgtctctgtctgtctctctctctctgtctctctctctgtctgtctctgtctctttgtctgtctctctctgcctgtctgtctctctctctgcctgtctgtctctgtctgtctgtctctctgcctgtctctctctgcctgcctgtctctctctctctgcctgtctgtctgtctctctctgtctctctctctctctgcctgcctgtctgtctctctgcctgcctgtctccctgcctgtctctctctttgcctgtctttctctgtctctctctctctctgtctatctgtctctctctgcctgtctgtctctctctctctctgcctgtctgtctctctgcctgtctgtctctctgcctgtctgtctctctctgtctgtctctctgcctgtctttctctttgcctgtctgtctctctgcctgtctctctctctctctgcctgtctctctctctctctctctctctctgcctgtctgtctgtctctctgcctgtctctctctcagtctccctCCAGTCCAGGAGGAGTTGCCGTCGCTCGCCCCCCagcactcgctctctctctctcagggtgcGCTCTGGCCCCGCCTCCCGCTGCCGCTACACGCGCTCCCTCTTCCTGCCCGCCGTCCAATCACGTAAGCCTCTGGCAGACGCCGTCGTCCaatagcagtagaagtagatcAGAGGCGTTGTGGTGCTGTGTTCAGGTCACGTGGGAGAATTCAGAACCACCCGACTTCTGGTAAAAATACTTCTAAAAATACCTCAGCTAGGAAGTACCATAACAGTAACCCAGCTGGGAAATACCACTAAAAATACTCCAGCTGGGTAACGTAGTACTAACCCCGTTTCACTGCCGCAGTTTTACTTAAATACAAATACTTCTGTTGGCAAAACAAATGCAGAGCCAGACAGttatactaatactaatactaacagtaacactaatactaatactaatactaatactaacagtaatactaatactaacagtaatactaatactaatactaatactaacagtaatactaatactaatactaacagtaatactaatactaatactaatactaacaataatactaacagtaatactaatactaacagTAATACTAACAGTAATACTAACAgtaatactaatattaatactgatactaataataaaactttgtcATTGTAATGAagacacagtaacacacacatatatcagGACATatatcacatatatatatatatatatatatatgtgtatatatgcatatgtgtgtgtgtgtgtgtgtgtgtgtgtgtgtgtgtgtgtgtgtgtgtgctctttatTCACTcattagtttgtgtgtttttaaagtcaGACAGAAACAGGACGAGTGTGTTTACTGAGACGCTgcttcactctgtctctctctctgcctgtctctctgcctgtctgtctgtctctctgcctgtctctctgtctgtctctctctctgtctcgctttcGTCAGTGAtgatccctcctcctcccccctatCCTCCCCCcctcgctcctcctcttcctcctgcctccccctcctcctcctcctcctcatcttcctcccgCCTGCTTCCTCGCTCCTCTTCTCCTCGAATCTGCTTGCCTGCTCGCCTGGAACACCTGGGtaagtggacacacacacacacacacacacacacacacctgcttggTTCAGCCCCCGCCCTCTGAaagcggctcagccaatcagagcgcagccTCACAACACCTCTGTCCCCTCTCTCAGATCTGGAGATcccggccccgccccctcccccgcTGTTCCCCTGTGATGTCACTTTTGATGACatcaccccacccctccctcctccggTCGACTACGACACCGACGCCCCAGCAGAGTACCTGGACAAAGGTAATAATACTTCTACTAGCACTACTACTAGTACcattattactactgctgctgctactactactactactactattactgcaactgctgctactagtactgctactaccaccactactactactactactgttgctggtactactactactactgcttgtGCCACTACTATTTGCACCACTCTACAACCAGTACTACTATGTGTACACAGTGTGTACTTGCAGTATTAGTGTTGGTGCTACAGCTTCTTCTAAAACTGTCAACACTTTTCACAGGATTGTAGTTCTACTGCAGTATCAGTGATACTGTTTGAATTCTGACTGTAGTACCCTGTCTGTCCTCATGGTGGTGCTGCAGCCAGAGCAGATACTTTAAGAACTGTGTTGACATACTACTGATACGAATACTACAATTTGTACTTCAATTACAgctaataataattgtaataataataataataacaacaacgataaatca encodes the following:
- the abi3a gene encoding ABI family, member 3a isoform X1; amino-acid sequence: MKEHSFKQEVMEILQEAPSARQALQENYSNLLSVAEYCCSNYQQAGENSVKALEETKNFTTQSLASVAYQISSLANSVLRLLDAQTNQLRHMESSINLIGQTVEMHKEKVSRREIGVFTAVRRVPRSHKVLPPAAPPSSQLRPPYKRCPINYQQLDGLGHGIKVSGKQSDRTGMTRKHGGTIRSSKPPEPVQCPVAPPAGGSSFGKPVAPPTVPTWPASPECDIITTLLDDAPPPPPPPPPPMADASVQDDEVTDSSGPPPPPPPPDSLVDQVAPPPPPPPPPPPPPAPEAPSDQSVPPLAPPTSLETVVEENSFPPPSPPPPPSDDVIPPLTNEGLELPAPPPPPPPCPEAEVSLQSRRSCRRSPPSTRSLSLRVRSGPASRCRYTRSLFLPAVQSLMIPPPPPYPPPLAPPLPPASPSSSSSSSSSRLLPRSSSPRICLPARLEHLDLEIPAPPPPPLFPCDVTFDDITPPLPPPVDYDTDAPAEYLDKVVAMYSYEATKPEDLSFSEGDLIYLTCRHDNGWWEGVLNGKRGFFPENYVQSSG
- the abi3a gene encoding ABI family, member 3a isoform X2; amino-acid sequence: MKEHSFKQEVMEILQEAPSARQALQENYSNLLSVAEYCCSNYQQAGENSVKALEETKNFTTQSLASVAYQISSLANSVLRLLDAQTNQLRHMESSINLIGQTVEMHKEKVSRREIGVFTAVRRVPRSHKVLPPAAPPSSQLRPPYKRCPINYQQLDGLGHGIKVSGKQSDRTGMTRKHGGTIRSSKPPEPVQCPVAPPAGGSSFGKPVAPPTVPTWPASPECDIITTLLDDAPPPPPPPPPPMADASVQDDEVTDSSGPPPPPPPPDSLVDQVAPPPPPPPPPPPPPAPEAPSDQSVPPLAPPTSLETVVEENSFPPPSPPPPPSDDVIPPLTNEGLELPAPPPPPPPCPEAEDLEIPAPPPPPLFPCDVTFDDITPPLPPPVDYDTDAPAEYLDKVVAMYSYEATKPEDLSFSEGDLIYLTCRHDNGWWEGVLNGKRGFFPENYVQSSG